ATGGTACCAGGACGTCTACCGGTACCTGCGCGACCTCGAGGCCGCGATCATCGGGTGTCTGGGGGATTTCGGCATCGAGGGACGCCGCCTGGAGGGGATTACCGGGGTCTGGGTGGAGGAAAGTAAGGTCGCGGCCCTGGGCATCAGGGTCAGCTGGTGGATCGCCATGCACGGGTTTTCCGTGAACGTGCGTCCCGACCTCTCCCTGTACGAGGGAATCGTCCCGTGCGGCATCGCCGACCGCGAGGTCACCTCGATGGAGCGGCTGCTCGGACAGCCGGTATCGATGGAGGAGGTGGAGAAAAGCCTGCTCCGGAACCTTGGCGACGTCTTCGGCATGGCTTTCGAGGAGACGAGCCTGCCCGAATTGCAGCAGAGACTATGATCAGTAAACGCCATACCGCACCCAGGAGGCGTTATGAACGTTGAGACCGCCCCCGCCCTGTCCGACCCCGACCTTGCAGCGTCCGACCTGGACGATCTCGGCCTCGGCCGGGAAGACTACCGAACGCTCTACCACACCATGCGCCTTCAACGGGAATTCGAAGAGCGCGTATACCGTCTCTTCCGGCAGGGCCGGCTCGTGGGCGCGGCCTACGCCGGCGCGGGACACGAGGCCATTGCCGCGGGAAGTGCCTACGCCCTGGGAGACGCGGACATCCTGGTCCCCATGCACCGGGTGATCGGCGCCCATTTCCTACGCGGGCACACCGCGCGGGACATGATGTGCCAGTACCTGGGCCGGGCCAACGGACCGACCGCCGGCAAAGACGGCAACATGCACTGCGGCAACTGGGACCACCACATCGTCGGGATGATCAGCCACCTCGGCGCGAATATCCCCGTGGCCGCGGGTGTGGCCCTGGCCAGCAAGATACGCGGCGGCGGGGCGGTCTCCCTGACCTACATCGGCGAAGGCGGCTCGAGCATCGGCGATTTCCACGAAGGACTCAACTTTGCGGCCGTGCATAGTTTGCCCATGGTGCTGATCGTCGAGAACAACAAGTTCGCCTACTCCACGCCCACCCGTTACGAGTACGCCTGCGAACACATCGTGGACAGAGCCCGGGGTTACGGCATCGCCGGCGCGCTGGTGGACGGCACGGATGTCCGCGCCGTGTACAAGGCGACGCGGGACGCCGTGGATCTCGCACGGGAGGGGGGCGGTCCGACCCTGATCGAAGCCCGCTGCACCCGGCTGCTTGGCCACGCCCAGCACGACGACGCCTTCTATGTCCCCAAGGATATCATGGAGGACGGGTGGAACAACGATCCGGTCACGAAGGCGGAGAACCTCCTGCTGGAAAGGAAGTACTTCACCCGCGAGGAGATCGACGGGATCCAGGAAGAAGTCAAGGGCATCGTCGACGACGCGGTCGATTACGCGGAACAGAGTCCCCTGCCCGAACCCGAAGAAGCGCTCCAGGGCGTCTACGCGGACTGATGTCCCCAACCGGAGCCTGCCCATGCCGCCCGTAACCTACCTTGAAGCCATTTCGTCCGGACTCCGCGAAGAAATGGAACGGGATGAAAGCGTCTTCTGCCTCGGCGAGGATATCGGCGTCTATGGCGGGGCCTTCAAGATCACGAAGGGATTCCTGGACGATTTCGGTGAGGACCGCGTGATCGACGCGCCCGTCGCCGAATCCGTGATCATCGGCGCGGCCATGGGCGCGGCGCTCATGGGCATGCGGCCCGTGGCCGAAATGCAGTTCGCCGATTTCATCACCTGCGGGTTCAACCAGCTGGTTAACAACGTGGCCAAGACCCACTATCGCTGGGGCGCGGCAGTGCCCCTCGTGGTGCGGTGCCCCTCGGGGGCCATCGGCAACGCCGGTCCCTTCCATTCCCAGAACCCCGAGGCCTGGTTCTGCAAGGTGCCCGGCCTCAAGGTCGTGGCGCCGGCCACGACCTACGACGCGAAAGGCCTGCTCAAGTCTTCGATCCGCGACAACAACCCGGTCCTGTACTTCGAACACAAGGGCCTTTACCGTTTTCCCCGGATCCGGGAAGAAATCCCCGAAGAGGACTATACCGTACCCATCGGAGAGGCGGCGGTCCGCCGGGAGGGTGTCGACGCGACGATCGTAACCTACGGCAAGATGGTCTTTCACAGCCTGGACGCCGCGGAAACGCTGGCCGGCGAGGGGGTCGAGACGGAAGTGCTCGATCTGAGGTCGCTGCTGCCCTACGACAAGCAGGCCATCCTCGAGTCCGTCCGGAAAACGAACCGGCTCCTGGTCGTCCATGAAGATACGCTGACCGGCGGCTTCGGTGGTGAAATCGCCGCGGTAGTGGCCGAAGAAGCCTTCGAGCATCTCGACGCGCCGGTCCGCAGGCTGGCGGCCATCGACACGCCCGTCCCCTTCAGTCCGCCGCTGGAGCAGTTCTTCCTGCCGAACACGGAGAAGGTGACCGCGGCCCTGAGAGAGCTCCTGGCCTACTGACCGCCAGGCACTAAGAGGAAACGCTACGTGAACATCGTGATGCCCAGACTCGGCGAGAGCGTGGAAGAAGGAACGGTCATCCGCTGGCTGAAGAAAGTCGGCGATCCGATCGAGCGCGACGAGTCCGTGGTGGAGATCACCACCGACAAGATCGACACGGACATCCCCGCCATCGCGGGCGGCGTGCTGAGCGAGATCCGGGTGGCCGAGGGTACGACCGTGGCCATCGGAGAAGTCATCGGCGTCATCGATACGGGGGATGACGAGGCCGACGGACCGGGCGGACCGGGTGGACCGGGTGGGCCGGACGAACCGGGTGTAACCGAGACGGCTGAGCAGCCCGGTGATGCCGGTGGAGAAGTAGAGACAATCGAGGCCGATGAACGGACTCCGGCCGCGGAGGCCGGCGACGGCGGGCCATTGAGGCGCCGGCGTTCCGAGCGGTTTTACTCCCCCCTCGTGCTGCGCATCGCCCGGGAAGAGCGTATAGACATGGCTACGCTCGAGTCCCTGGAAGGAACCGGCAAGGGCGGCCGGTTGACCCGGGACGACCTGCTTGCCTACCTGGAACGGCGCGCGTCGCGCATTCCCGAACCGGCCGCGGAACAGGAAGACGAATCGGAATACGTATCGGTTTCCCGGCCGGCCGGCACCGAAGAAGCCCGCGTCGTGAACCTGGACACCCTGCGCAAGACCATTGCCAAACACATGGTCCTCAGCAAGCAGGTGTCCCCCCACGTGACCTCCGTGTCGGAAGTCGACATGACCCACGTCGTCCGCTACCGGGACGAGGCCAGGGAGCGGTTCCAGCAGAAGACCGGCATCCGGCTGACGCTGACCCCGTTCTTCATCACCGCCATCGTCGACGCCCTGGGGGCGAACCCCATGTTGAACGCCACGATGGACGGCGACCGGGTGTTGCAGTGGAAGCACGTGAACATGGGGCTTGCGGT
This genomic interval from Gemmatimonadota bacterium contains the following:
- a CDS encoding thiamine pyrophosphate-dependent dehydrogenase E1 component subunit alpha gives rise to the protein MNVETAPALSDPDLAASDLDDLGLGREDYRTLYHTMRLQREFEERVYRLFRQGRLVGAAYAGAGHEAIAAGSAYALGDADILVPMHRVIGAHFLRGHTARDMMCQYLGRANGPTAGKDGNMHCGNWDHHIVGMISHLGANIPVAAGVALASKIRGGGAVSLTYIGEGGSSIGDFHEGLNFAAVHSLPMVLIVENNKFAYSTPTRYEYACEHIVDRARGYGIAGALVDGTDVRAVYKATRDAVDLAREGGGPTLIEARCTRLLGHAQHDDAFYVPKDIMEDGWNNDPVTKAENLLLERKYFTREEIDGIQEEVKGIVDDAVDYAEQSPLPEPEEALQGVYAD
- a CDS encoding alpha-ketoacid dehydrogenase subunit beta; translation: MPPVTYLEAISSGLREEMERDESVFCLGEDIGVYGGAFKITKGFLDDFGEDRVIDAPVAESVIIGAAMGAALMGMRPVAEMQFADFITCGFNQLVNNVAKTHYRWGAAVPLVVRCPSGAIGNAGPFHSQNPEAWFCKVPGLKVVAPATTYDAKGLLKSSIRDNNPVLYFEHKGLYRFPRIREEIPEEDYTVPIGEAAVRREGVDATIVTYGKMVFHSLDAAETLAGEGVETEVLDLRSLLPYDKQAILESVRKTNRLLVVHEDTLTGGFGGEIAAVVAEEAFEHLDAPVRRLAAIDTPVPFSPPLEQFFLPNTEKVTAALRELLAY
- a CDS encoding 2-oxo acid dehydrogenase subunit E2; the protein is MNIVMPRLGESVEEGTVIRWLKKVGDPIERDESVVEITTDKIDTDIPAIAGGVLSEIRVAEGTTVAIGEVIGVIDTGDDEADGPGGPGGPGGPDEPGVTETAEQPGDAGGEVETIEADERTPAAEAGDGGPLRRRRSERFYSPLVLRIAREERIDMATLESLEGTGKGGRLTRDDLLAYLERRASRIPEPAAEQEDESEYVSVSRPAGTEEARVVNLDTLRKTIAKHMVLSKQVSPHVTSVSEVDMTHVVRYRDEARERFQQKTGIRLTLTPFFITAIVDALGANPMLNATMDGDRVLQWKHVNMGLAVGLEKGVVVPVIRHADEMDFSEIAAAAHDLAKRAHDRKLTPDDLQGSTFTLTNPGMWATLFGTPIINQPEAGIIATGSVKKQVVVQADDSLAIRSMMFLSLSFDHRFIDGLNAARFIRDITQNLESFDTDRVGA
- the lipB gene encoding lipoyl(octanoyl) transferase LipB, with translation MLPCWVVRAGSMEYGVALSLQRSLLAARRSGLIDNVLLLLEHPPTYTIGRRLRASEHLLYGEETLQTRGIRVYETDRGGDITCHGPGQLVGYTIFDIAAWYQDVYRYLRDLEAAIIGCLGDFGIEGRRLEGITGVWVEESKVAALGIRVSWWIAMHGFSVNVRPDLSLYEGIVPCGIADREVTSMERLLGQPVSMEEVEKSLLRNLGDVFGMAFEETSLPELQQRL